A stretch of DNA from Gossypium arboreum isolate Shixiya-1 unplaced genomic scaffold, ASM2569848v2 Contig00210, whole genome shotgun sequence:
CGTATGGCATCGCCACTCCCTTTGGCAGCATCCACTAATTCGGAACTTAATTTGAAAGCCATATTTCGACCCGGACGTTTTCGGGATGCCCCTAATAACCAACGAATGGCAAGTGCTTTTCCTTGTGTGGATCCTATTTCAATGGGAACTTGATGAGTCGATCCGCCTACACGTCTTGCTTTTACTGCTATATCGGGAGTTACTCCACGTATTGCTTGACGTAAAACAGATAGTGGATTTGTTTCTGTCTTTTGTTGAATCTTTTTCAAGGCTCGATAGATAATTTGATAAGCCAATGATTTTTTTCCGTGTTTCAGAATACGGTTAACCAACATGTTAACTAATCGATTACGATAAATTGGATCGGATTTTGCAGTTTTTTCTTCTGCAGTACCTCGACGTGACATGAGCGTGAAAGGGGTTCAAGAATCCATTTTCTTTTTATAAGGGCTAAAATCATTTATTTTGGCTTTTGACCCCATATTGTAGGGTGGATCTCGAAAGATATGAAAGATCTCCCTCCAAGCCGTACATACGACTTTCATCGAATACGGTTTTCCACGGAATTCCATATGTATCTATGAGATCGAGTATGGAATTCTGTTTACTCACTTTAAATTGAGTATCCGTTTCCCTCCCTTTCCTGCTAGGATTGGAAATCCTGTATTTTACATATCCATACGATTGAGTCCTTGGGTTTCCGAAATAGTGTAAAAAGAAGTGCTTCGAATCATTGCTATTTGACCCGGACCTGTTCTAAAAGAGTCGAGGCATTTCGAATTGTTTGTTGACACGGACA
This window harbors:
- the LOC128288384 gene encoding 30S ribosomal protein S7, chloroplastic produces the protein MSRRGTAEEKTAKSDPIYRNRLVNMLVNRILKHGKKSLAYQIIYRALKKIQQKTETNPLSVLRQAIRGVTPDIAVKARRVGGSTHQVPIEIGSTQGKALAIRWLLGASRKRPGRNMAFKLSSELVDAAKGSGDAIRKKEETHRMAEANRAFAHFR